In Synechococcus sp. PCC 6312, one genomic interval encodes:
- a CDS encoding DUF29 domain-containing protein, protein MVLLPQSPTHPTLYDTDFWAWTQTQVKLLQDQQWEHLDLPNLIEEIASLGRQQRQELRNRLSVLTGHLLKWHFQPEKRTRSWISTIRIQRIDTLDLLDDNPSLKPYLAQIIPRVYVMGLELAIQETDLPPTHFPENCPYALDQILDSQFFPGEPSKLLADFER, encoded by the coding sequence ATGGTTTTGCTGCCTCAATCCCCAACCCACCCTACCCTTTATGACACTGATTTCTGGGCCTGGACACAAACCCAAGTTAAACTCCTCCAGGATCAGCAATGGGAGCATCTGGACTTACCGAATTTGATTGAGGAAATCGCATCCTTGGGCAGACAACAACGTCAGGAACTCCGCAATCGCCTTAGTGTGCTCACTGGACATCTCCTGAAGTGGCACTTCCAACCGGAAAAAAGAACTCGCAGTTGGATCTCTACGATTCGGATTCAGCGCATTGATACTCTAGACCTTCTTGACGACAATCCCAGTCTCAAACCCTACTTGGCACAGATCATTCCTAGAGTTTATGTAATGGGATTAGAACTGGCGATTCAGGAAACTGACCTCCCCCCTACTCATTTTCCTGAAAATTGCCCTTACGCCCTAGATCAGATTCTAGACTCGCAATTTTTTCCTGGCGAACCATCTAAACTGTTAGCTGATTTTGAGAGATAA
- the psb28 gene encoding photosystem II reaction center protein Psb28, with translation MADIQFIRGINEEIVPDVRLTRAKDGTNGKAYFTFDNPKIVQEGNLEINGMYMVDEEGEIVTREVNAKFINGQATAIEATYTIRSAADWDRFIRFMDRYAATHGLGLNQS, from the coding sequence ATGGCAGATATTCAATTTATTCGGGGTATAAATGAAGAAATTGTTCCCGATGTCCGTCTAACTCGGGCCAAAGATGGCACTAACGGCAAGGCTTACTTTACCTTTGATAACCCCAAAATTGTTCAAGAAGGTAATTTGGAAATTAACGGGATGTACATGGTGGATGAGGAAGGTGAAATTGTCACCCGGGAAGTCAATGCCAAATTTATCAACGGTCAAGCCACTGCCATTGAAGCCACCTATACCATTCGCAGCGCTGCCGATTGGGATCGCTTTATTCGCTTTATGGATCGCTATGCAGCCACCCATGGCCTGGGCCTGAATCAGTCATAA
- the ccsB gene encoding c-type cytochrome biogenesis protein CcsB translates to MDLVTLENWLDNTVFGILFVTMLIYWIGAAFREQGQWLAGLGRTGMILANLCLVGLLGARWIEGGYFPISNLYESLFFLCWGLTLMHLVAEGISGNRLVGVVTAPLAMGIAAFATLTLPPEMQTSAPLVPALKSNWLMMHVSVMMLSYATLMVGSLVAIAFLIVTWGKSVELKGNSIGSGGFRKLGTKTTLVSLTGADSEPELAGTKAGGTAVLTPTLATTPAMSLGLERLTLAETLDNLSYRMIGLGFPLLTIGIISGAVWANEAWGAPWSWDPKETWALITWLVFAAYLHARITKGWQGRKPAIIATCGLGVVWVCYLGVNLLGKGLHSYGWFF, encoded by the coding sequence ATGGACTTAGTTACCCTTGAAAACTGGCTTGATAATACGGTTTTTGGCATTTTATTCGTGACGATGCTGATCTATTGGATTGGGGCGGCCTTTCGCGAACAGGGACAATGGTTAGCTGGCCTGGGCCGGACAGGGATGATTCTGGCTAATCTTTGCCTGGTGGGTCTATTAGGAGCCCGCTGGATTGAAGGTGGTTATTTTCCGATTAGTAATCTCTATGAGTCCCTATTTTTCCTCTGCTGGGGCTTGACCTTGATGCACCTAGTCGCGGAGGGAATTAGTGGCAATCGGTTGGTTGGGGTGGTGACGGCTCCCTTGGCGATGGGAATTGCGGCTTTTGCGACGTTAACTTTACCCCCGGAAATGCAGACCTCGGCTCCTTTAGTTCCGGCCCTGAAATCCAATTGGTTGATGATGCACGTTAGCGTGATGATGCTCAGTTATGCCACGTTGATGGTCGGTTCATTGGTTGCCATTGCCTTTTTGATCGTCACTTGGGGTAAATCCGTTGAGCTGAAAGGGAACTCCATTGGCTCTGGTGGGTTTCGCAAACTTGGAACTAAAACAACCCTGGTGTCTCTAACTGGGGCAGATTCTGAGCCGGAATTAGCGGGAACGAAGGCTGGTGGGACTGCGGTTTTAACTCCGACTTTGGCGACGACTCCGGCGATGTCCTTGGGGTTGGAACGACTCACTTTAGCAGAAACTTTGGACAACCTCAGCTACCGGATGATTGGTCTAGGCTTTCCCTTGTTAACCATTGGGATTATTTCTGGAGCGGTTTGGGCCAATGAGGCCTGGGGTGCGCCCTGGAGTTGGGATCCGAAAGAAACCTGGGCCTTGATTACATGGCTAGTATTTGCGGCTTACCTTCATGCCCGGATTACCAAAGGCTGGCAAGGGCGGAAACCAGCAATTATTGCAACCTGTGGCCTGGGGGTGGTTTGGGTTTGTTATCTGGGGGTGAATTTATTAGGGAAGGGGCTGCATTCCTACGGTTGGTTTTTCTAG
- a CDS encoding class I SAM-dependent DNA methyltransferase — protein sequence MTEHLFRAAKKAGVQGAYLFQTSPPDEKILPPRPAVYVAEAKTRDEARKIHQKLWNLGNAPFIVILLPNEIRVYTGFDFSLTNEKKGLVKEIKEIIDLTFESLRDQLADFSADSIDSGRIWETQSKYVTPEKRVDTHLLNNLNKLEQYLLKEKGLDLPIIHALIGKYVYIRYLYDREILSEEWLAENNLSLDSVLSRDATLAGLLHLTEVLENRFNGAIFPLPSNLEATLNDEIVSLVASTFKGDDPVSGQLHLDSKDFKAYNFFYIPVETLSSIYEQFLHSQGIGKKVGAVYTPEPVADYLLCELNESNPLQSGMKILDPCCGSGIFLVLVYRRLIELALAQSPNNKLKPTELRRILESLYGIERNKEACHVAEFSLILTLLNYIDPPDLHRNKQFKFPSLHNKQIFECDFFDDESDFWKQNKKFDWIVGNPPWIELKPETIDEEFARSWIRRNIEERPATGNRVCEAFSWRVVDLLTPNGYVGLLIHAKSLFNHESEKYRKLFFTQHEVSRITNFSNLAYVLFGGRGEAPAATIVYRKALLDVAKPGIIHYGPFVANQVSNRPWKRDKKNPTWTITINSNEIQTVNSSDAEIGKALTWKLALWGSYRDRKALNRIRRLFPSTLGQLILDKNWNLYQGPLLRVGLNFSSLDREALFHIPELEGHKLLNVDSLTKERRKLSIPEYVLEDIPPEMCFIRKRSGMSGLKIMKAPHLIFNPAYCIYSDKDFLIPAPYTGLSTENQEDADFLRALSVFMNSNIVQYFLFFESPSWGVDRSTVYAKDIKKIPVPHFSQKQITSLAKLQKELALLEVSESESETALFIQNRIDQAMEDELDISRNLSALVRDFTGVHFSLNKGKTVVSATEMPKENNLLEYGLQLRDELDIFTEGSGLQHKVGLTYSKQLIVCSVEFVRSDASTSLDVTVERAQGDLSLLLNCIQEKAKQQFSQWVYVQRSLRIFEDSRVYICKSPRLIDWTRTQALNDSDDIISEILSARRKLHMVI from the coding sequence TTGACTGAGCATCTTTTCCGTGCAGCTAAGAAAGCAGGGGTTCAGGGAGCATATCTTTTTCAAACCAGCCCCCCAGATGAGAAAATTCTTCCGCCTCGTCCGGCTGTATATGTCGCTGAGGCCAAAACAAGAGATGAAGCGAGAAAAATTCATCAGAAACTATGGAACCTGGGGAATGCACCTTTCATAGTCATTCTTCTTCCTAATGAAATTAGAGTTTATACGGGATTTGACTTTTCCCTAACTAATGAGAAGAAGGGTTTAGTCAAAGAAATCAAAGAGATCATTGATCTAACGTTTGAAAGTCTTCGTGATCAGCTTGCAGATTTTAGCGCTGATTCCATAGATTCTGGAAGAATTTGGGAAACTCAATCAAAGTATGTCACCCCTGAAAAAAGGGTAGATACACACTTACTCAATAATCTAAATAAATTAGAGCAATACCTACTAAAAGAGAAAGGTCTTGATTTACCAATCATTCATGCATTGATTGGTAAATATGTTTATATACGCTATTTGTACGATCGCGAAATTCTTTCGGAAGAATGGCTTGCAGAAAATAATTTAAGCTTAGACTCTGTACTAAGCCGGGACGCAACTTTAGCCGGATTGCTGCATTTAACCGAGGTTTTAGAAAACCGCTTCAATGGTGCCATCTTTCCCTTACCTTCTAATCTTGAAGCAACCTTGAATGATGAGATTGTGTCTCTAGTGGCTTCTACATTTAAGGGAGACGATCCTGTTTCAGGTCAATTACATCTTGACTCCAAAGACTTTAAAGCTTACAACTTTTTCTATATTCCCGTCGAAACATTATCCTCGATCTACGAACAATTTCTACATTCACAAGGGATAGGCAAGAAAGTTGGTGCAGTCTATACTCCTGAACCTGTAGCAGATTATTTGTTGTGTGAATTAAACGAATCTAATCCCTTGCAGAGTGGCATGAAAATTCTTGATCCATGCTGTGGCTCTGGAATATTTCTAGTTCTAGTTTATCGGAGGCTAATTGAACTGGCACTAGCACAAAGCCCAAACAATAAATTGAAACCTACAGAACTACGGAGAATTCTTGAAAGTCTCTATGGCATAGAACGCAATAAAGAGGCTTGCCATGTCGCTGAATTCAGTTTGATCTTAACATTACTAAATTACATCGACCCTCCAGATTTGCATCGAAACAAACAATTTAAGTTTCCTTCACTTCACAATAAGCAAATCTTTGAATGTGATTTCTTTGATGATGAATCAGATTTCTGGAAGCAGAATAAGAAGTTTGATTGGATTGTGGGTAATCCCCCCTGGATTGAACTCAAGCCAGAAACGATTGATGAAGAATTCGCCCGTTCTTGGATTAGAAGAAATATTGAGGAAAGACCTGCTACAGGAAATCGAGTTTGTGAAGCGTTTAGCTGGCGAGTAGTTGATCTGCTAACTCCAAATGGATATGTAGGTTTGCTTATCCATGCGAAGAGCCTGTTTAATCACGAATCCGAAAAATACCGAAAGCTGTTCTTTACGCAGCATGAGGTTTCAAGAATTACAAATTTTTCCAACTTGGCTTATGTACTTTTTGGTGGCAGGGGAGAAGCTCCTGCTGCAACGATTGTTTATCGAAAAGCTTTACTGGATGTAGCTAAGCCTGGAATTATTCATTATGGCCCCTTTGTTGCCAATCAAGTTTCCAATCGTCCTTGGAAACGCGATAAGAAAAATCCAACATGGACTATCACAATTAATTCCAATGAAATACAGACAGTAAATTCTAGTGATGCAGAAATCGGCAAGGCATTAACCTGGAAACTTGCTCTTTGGGGAAGTTACAGAGATAGAAAAGCTCTCAATCGTATACGCCGACTATTTCCCAGTACCCTAGGTCAACTTATCTTGGATAAGAATTGGAACCTTTATCAAGGACCCTTATTAAGGGTTGGATTAAATTTTTCTTCTTTGGACAGAGAGGCTCTTTTTCATATCCCAGAATTGGAGGGACATAAGCTTCTAAATGTAGATTCCTTAACAAAAGAAAGGCGAAAATTATCAATCCCTGAATATGTACTTGAGGATATCCCACCTGAAATGTGTTTCATTCGTAAGCGTAGTGGTATGTCAGGGTTGAAAATCATGAAGGCTCCTCACTTAATATTTAATCCTGCTTACTGCATATATAGTGACAAAGATTTTTTGATTCCGGCTCCCTACACAGGACTATCTACAGAAAATCAAGAAGATGCTGATTTTCTTCGTGCATTATCTGTTTTTATGAACTCTAATATAGTTCAATATTTCTTGTTTTTTGAAAGTCCTTCATGGGGTGTTGATAGAAGTACAGTCTATGCCAAAGACATCAAGAAGATACCAGTTCCTCACTTTTCCCAGAAACAAATCACTAGTCTGGCAAAACTTCAAAAAGAATTAGCGTTACTAGAGGTATCTGAATCCGAGAGCGAAACTGCGTTGTTCATCCAAAATAGAATTGATCAAGCTATGGAAGATGAGCTTGATATTTCTCGGAATCTTAGTGCTTTAGTAAGAGATTTCACTGGGGTTCATTTTAGTTTAAATAAAGGTAAAACTGTTGTTTCTGCAACTGAAATGCCGAAAGAGAATAATTTACTAGAGTATGGTTTGCAGTTGAGAGATGAACTTGATATCTTTACTGAAGGAAGCGGACTTCAGCATAAAGTAGGGTTGACCTACTCAAAACAATTAATTGTATGTTCAGTAGAGTTTGTCCGTTCAGATGCGTCTACTTCACTAGATGTGACTGTTGAAAGAGCGCAGGGAGATTTATCTTTACTTCTGAATTGTATTCAGGAGAAAGCTAAACAGCAGTTTAGTCAATGGGTTTATGTGCAGCGAAGCCTTCGCATCTTTGAGGATTCAAGGGTTTATATCTGTAAGTCTCCGCGTTTGATTGATTGGACTAGAACTCAAGCCCTCAATGACTCTGATGACATCATCTCAGAAATTCTCTCTGCAAGACGTAAGCTACACATGGTGATTTAG
- a CDS encoding alpha/beta fold hydrolase, with amino-acid sequence MTFLPFGFQPQALITPLGKLIYYTPYAEIWGQPKHSQKFLFLHSLGGGSSQVEWAGIYPAFASRYRIYVPDLIGWGASDHPVRDYHAADYWQMVELLIEKIGAPVAVIASSLTAGLVVRLAIQKPELFSGLCLVGPTGFSDFGNDYGQGLAAQLAGTPGLDQIIYTLGAGNALAVRNFLEQFIFAQPERLTPATVNAYLNSAQEPGAEFAALASLRGDLCFDLSRYLGQLAVPSIFIWGEASKFNSVELGHRLAALNPQAIQGFFTVPTTGVLPHLEFPASVIALIEAHFLPLISK; translated from the coding sequence ATGACCTTTCTTCCCTTTGGCTTTCAACCCCAGGCCCTGATTACTCCCTTGGGCAAGCTGATTTACTACACTCCCTATGCTGAAATTTGGGGCCAACCTAAACACTCCCAGAAGTTTTTATTTCTCCATAGTTTAGGGGGTGGTTCATCCCAGGTCGAGTGGGCCGGCATTTATCCAGCCTTTGCCAGCCGTTATCGGATTTATGTCCCGGATTTAATCGGTTGGGGTGCGTCCGATCATCCGGTGCGGGATTACCATGCCGCGGACTACTGGCAGATGGTTGAACTATTGATTGAGAAGATTGGCGCTCCGGTTGCGGTGATTGCATCTTCTTTGACTGCCGGATTAGTTGTGCGTTTAGCCATTCAAAAACCAGAATTATTCAGTGGCTTATGTTTAGTTGGCCCCACTGGATTTAGTGACTTTGGTAATGATTATGGACAAGGTTTAGCGGCTCAGTTGGCCGGAACCCCAGGCCTGGATCAGATCATTTACACGCTCGGGGCCGGGAATGCCTTGGCCGTGCGGAATTTTTTAGAGCAGTTTATTTTTGCCCAACCGGAACGCCTCACCCCCGCCACTGTCAATGCCTATCTGAATTCTGCCCAAGAGCCGGGAGCCGAATTTGCCGCCTTGGCCTCCTTACGGGGGGATTTATGTTTTGATTTGTCTCGCTACCTTGGACAACTGGCCGTGCCGAGCATCTTTATCTGGGGAGAAGCCTCAAAATTTAACTCTGTTGAACTGGGCCACCGCCTCGCCGCTCTCAATCCCCAGGCCATTCAAGGGTTTTTCACCGTTCCTACCACTGGAGTCCTGCCCCACCTCGAATTTCCTGCCTCAGTCATTGCCTTGATAGAAGCCCATTTTCTTCCCTTAATCAGCAAATAA
- a CDS encoding RusA family crossover junction endodeoxyribonuclease, giving the protein MLQIIYFYESIAIDVDNIVKPIQDAIIGLAYIDDDQVTDVLVRKRNLSGKFKVENMTSTLAEGFSRGNEFLHIVVIEAPGQEELI; this is encoded by the coding sequence ATGCTGCAAATCATTTATTTCTATGAATCTATTGCAATAGATGTGGACAATATCGTCAAACCAATTCAGGATGCCATAATTGGATTAGCCTATATTGACGATGATCAAGTCACTGATGTTCTTGTCAGGAAGCGAAATTTATCAGGTAAGTTTAAAGTAGAAAATATGACCTCGACCCTAGCCGAAGGTTTTTCTCGTGGAAATGAGTTCTTGCACATTGTCGTAATTGAAGCTCCAGGCCAAGAGGAACTTATTTGA
- a CDS encoding Cache 3/Cache 2 fusion domain-containing protein gives MSQSPVKIPEKPSPSAWYQYLSQSLRVQGPRKISTKVFIRSLGTLLASTLILIGVGTWQNEVTNKQAKQDLEVLIRADRDSIIRGVIDLIEAQGEALQEKVNDELKLAQYLINASGGVNLSKETVFWTVTNQFSLKTQTIRLPKMFIGSKWLGQNFSFDKPTPIVDQTQEMAGGTITIFQRMNKEGDMLRVVTNVPTRNGQRAIATYIPARNPDGQPNPVVSTVLQKRTYTGPAFVVNAWYVTAYEPILNDRGEVIGMLYVGVPQSNLPSLSRKLQETRFGRKGYVYVVRGTGQQRGEIIIPRPGEQAGQLGWAVKDADGNFVVQDAIETALSAPPGEFSSIRYRWIDSVSKKAEWRVDTLSYYAPWDWVIAISRDEEDFKIFFNRLETNRTINLLVSVGLGLVVAIIGGLYIGEFVRRLGQRLDPLVKATEAMATGDLGLRIQDAEPDEIGELAWAFNQMSANLSDSYTHLEQRVKERTQELEASNQALDLARSAAETANQAKSTFLANMSHELRTPLNAIIGYSDMLIEDLEESDYLSDLQRINSAGKHLLELINAVLDLSKIEAGKIQLYLEKFNINELVQGVAALVKPLMDKNHNHFDIEIANDLGIMTADATKVRQSLLNLLSNASKFTKAGTVTLKVGMDERQRVFFQISDTGIGMTPEQLANLFQEFTQADNSITRNYGGTGLGLAISRRFCRMMGGDITVISELGVGSVFTIELPQFVGTPTSEISRLSLNRDHCQNQTILVIDDDHVSRELLARRLKREGYDVIGAANGNDGIDLACEHSPCLILLDVMMNFQGAWHVLMALKSTPDLAVIPVIMITTESEHKIGFAMGASDYLTKPIDRQQLLNVLQKYYPQKTFPQVLLVEDEEHIRQLFRRTLETEGWQVTEAENGMQGLERLQTCQPDLVLLDLMMPIMDGFSFVREMRKSLEWKDTPVVICTAKDLTEQDYQQLQGNVTQILHKSSEGIEGLMTEIRKIVPPPIDSTSNV, from the coding sequence TTGAGTCAGTCACCGGTCAAAATTCCAGAAAAGCCCTCCCCCAGTGCTTGGTATCAGTACCTCTCGCAATCGTTAAGGGTGCAAGGCCCCAGAAAAATTAGCACCAAAGTCTTTATTCGCAGCCTAGGTACGTTGCTGGCAAGTACTCTCATTTTGATCGGTGTAGGCACTTGGCAGAATGAAGTAACTAATAAACAAGCTAAACAAGATCTGGAAGTATTAATTCGGGCTGATCGAGATAGTATTATCCGTGGTGTAATTGACTTGATTGAAGCTCAGGGAGAAGCACTCCAAGAGAAGGTTAATGATGAACTAAAACTTGCCCAGTATCTTATTAACGCTTCGGGCGGAGTTAACTTATCAAAAGAAACAGTTTTCTGGACGGTTACGAATCAATTTTCCCTTAAAACCCAGACAATCCGATTACCTAAAATGTTCATAGGTTCAAAATGGTTAGGTCAAAACTTTAGTTTCGATAAACCTACCCCAATTGTTGATCAAACTCAGGAAATGGCGGGGGGGACAATCACGATTTTCCAAAGGATGAACAAAGAGGGGGATATGCTACGAGTGGTAACCAATGTTCCAACTCGTAACGGACAACGGGCCATTGCAACCTATATTCCGGCCCGGAATCCAGATGGGCAACCTAATCCTGTTGTCTCTACTGTTCTGCAAAAACGAACTTATACTGGCCCTGCATTCGTCGTGAATGCCTGGTATGTGACCGCCTATGAACCGATCCTCAACGATCGGGGGGAAGTCATTGGAATGCTCTATGTTGGCGTACCCCAGAGTAATCTGCCATCTCTGAGTCGGAAACTCCAGGAAACCCGATTTGGCAGAAAAGGGTATGTCTATGTGGTGCGGGGTACGGGCCAGCAGCGGGGTGAAATTATCATTCCGCGTCCTGGTGAGCAGGCAGGGCAATTGGGTTGGGCAGTGAAAGATGCTGACGGAAATTTTGTCGTACAAGATGCCATTGAAACAGCATTATCTGCACCGCCAGGAGAGTTCAGTTCAATTCGTTATCGTTGGATTGACTCTGTATCTAAAAAAGCTGAATGGCGGGTGGATACCTTAAGTTACTACGCCCCCTGGGATTGGGTAATTGCAATTTCCCGTGATGAAGAAGACTTCAAAATCTTTTTCAATCGCCTAGAAACCAACCGAACCATTAACCTGCTCGTCTCTGTTGGATTAGGGCTTGTGGTTGCCATTATAGGAGGACTCTACATTGGCGAGTTTGTTCGCAGGCTAGGTCAACGCCTTGATCCCCTGGTTAAAGCAACAGAGGCAATGGCTACAGGAGATCTAGGTCTACGGATCCAGGATGCTGAACCCGATGAAATTGGTGAACTGGCTTGGGCATTTAATCAGATGAGTGCCAATCTTAGTGATAGTTATACTCACTTAGAACAACGGGTTAAAGAGCGAACCCAAGAGTTAGAAGCCAGCAACCAGGCCTTGGATCTTGCCCGATCTGCTGCGGAAACAGCTAATCAAGCAAAGAGTACTTTTCTGGCCAATATGAGCCATGAATTGCGAACTCCCTTAAACGCCATTATTGGCTATAGCGATATGTTGATCGAAGATTTAGAAGAGAGTGATTATCTATCTGACTTGCAGAGGATAAATTCCGCAGGTAAACACTTATTGGAACTGATTAATGCAGTCCTTGACCTCTCCAAAATTGAAGCTGGGAAAATACAGCTTTATCTGGAGAAGTTTAATATCAATGAACTGGTGCAGGGGGTGGCCGCCCTGGTTAAACCACTTATGGACAAGAATCATAACCATTTCGACATAGAAATTGCCAATGATCTAGGAATAATGACAGCAGATGCCACTAAAGTACGTCAATCTTTATTAAACCTCTTATCCAATGCCAGCAAGTTTACTAAAGCGGGTACAGTAACTCTGAAGGTTGGGATGGATGAACGTCAGCGGGTCTTCTTTCAAATCTCTGATACAGGGATTGGCATGACCCCAGAACAACTGGCTAATCTCTTTCAGGAATTCACCCAGGCCGATAACTCGATTACTCGCAATTATGGCGGGACTGGCCTAGGCCTGGCCATTAGTCGTCGATTTTGCCGCATGATGGGCGGGGATATTACGGTGATCAGCGAACTAGGGGTTGGGAGTGTGTTTACGATCGAATTACCTCAGTTTGTGGGCACTCCAACGTCTGAAATTAGCCGGCTGTCCCTTAATCGGGATCATTGCCAAAATCAGACAATTCTGGTGATTGATGATGATCATGTCAGTCGAGAACTGTTAGCTCGAAGGCTTAAGCGGGAAGGATATGATGTCATCGGTGCTGCGAATGGTAATGATGGAATCGATCTAGCCTGTGAACATAGCCCCTGCTTAATTTTGCTAGATGTGATGATGAATTTTCAGGGGGCCTGGCACGTGTTAATGGCCTTGAAATCAACTCCCGATCTGGCGGTCATTCCTGTGATTATGATTACAACCGAGAGTGAACACAAGATTGGCTTTGCCATGGGAGCGTCTGATTACCTCACTAAACCGATTGATCGCCAGCAATTACTCAACGTTTTGCAAAAATATTACCCTCAAAAAACCTTCCCTCAGGTGTTATTAGTTGAGGATGAGGAACATATTCGTCAACTGTTCAGGCGAACTTTAGAAACGGAAGGATGGCAGGTGACTGAAGCAGAAAATGGGATGCAAGGATTGGAACGGTTGCAGACTTGCCAACCAGATTTAGTCTTATTAGATTTAATGATGCCGATCATGGACGGTTTCTCTTTTGTTCGGGAAATGCGGAAATCTCTTGAATGGAAGGACACTCCGGTTGTGATTTGTACAGCTAAAGATCTGACGGAGCAAGACTATCAACAACTGCAAGGAAACGTGACACAAATTCTGCACAAGAGTTCTGAAGGAATCGAGGGATTAATGACAGAAATTCGGAAAATTGTCCCTCCGCCTATAGATTCTACTTCCAATGTTTAA
- the tilS gene encoding tRNA lysidine(34) synthetase TilS: MSQAWGDVHARIHTNLRQRLLLPNTARILIAVSGGQDSACLLKLLVDLQPHWAWRLEVIHCNHRWRDDANDNAEFVQALSHRFDLPCHVRVTEQPLTSENQARAWRYAIFGELARELGCAYVVTGHTATDQAETLLLHLFRGTGLGGLGGMAWSRSLGGAYPDIQLVRPLLDLTRPETAQFCQERGLDIWLDSTNANLDLRRNRLRLEIMPQLRQYFNPQADRVLAQTATLCQAEQDYLDQETQKHYATVVNEEIPGLAVNPLQTLHPALQRCLIRRFLQEIFEITPQFAHVEGVLNLIFAPKNSQSSPLPKGIVAWVDPPWIKFPDLG; encoded by the coding sequence ATGAGCCAGGCCTGGGGGGATGTTCATGCCCGTATCCATACCAACCTGCGCCAACGCCTTCTCCTCCCCAACACCGCACGGATTCTAATTGCTGTTTCCGGTGGACAAGATTCCGCCTGTTTACTCAAGCTACTGGTTGATCTCCAACCCCACTGGGCCTGGCGACTAGAAGTGATTCACTGTAACCACCGCTGGCGAGATGATGCTAACGATAATGCAGAATTTGTCCAGGCCCTCAGTCATCGTTTCGATCTTCCTTGTCATGTCCGAGTCACAGAGCAGCCCTTAACCAGTGAAAATCAAGCGCGGGCCTGGCGATACGCAATTTTTGGCGAATTGGCCCGGGAATTGGGCTGTGCCTATGTTGTCACGGGTCATACGGCTACTGACCAGGCCGAAACCTTGCTATTACATCTCTTCCGTGGGACTGGCCTGGGGGGCTTAGGGGGAATGGCCTGGAGCCGGAGTTTAGGTGGTGCTTATCCCGATATCCAATTAGTCCGCCCATTGCTGGATTTAACCCGTCCAGAAACCGCCCAGTTTTGTCAGGAGCGAGGCCTGGACATTTGGCTAGATAGTACCAATGCAAACTTGGATTTACGCCGGAATCGTTTGCGCCTCGAGATCATGCCCCAATTGCGACAGTACTTTAACCCCCAGGCCGACCGAGTCCTCGCCCAAACCGCCACCCTCTGCCAGGCCGAGCAGGATTATTTAGATCAAGAAACTCAAAAACATTATGCAACTGTAGTGAATGAGGAGATTCCCGGCCTGGCCGTAAATCCACTGCAAACCCTGCACCCTGCCCTCCAACGCTGTCTAATTCGGAGATTTCTTCAAGAGATTTTTGAGATTACGCCTCAATTTGCCCATGTTGAAGGGGTTTTAAATCTGATTTTTGCTCCTAAGAATAGCCAATCTTCGCCTCTGCCTAAGGGGATTGTGGCCTGGGTTGATCCTCCCTGGATTAAATTTCCTGATCTTGGCTAA